In Vicinamibacteria bacterium, the following proteins share a genomic window:
- the rplB gene encoding 50S ribosomal protein L2, with the protein MPVKKFRPTSPGRRFYTVQSFSELSDGKPLKSLTEPKRSTGGRNDKGRVTVRFRGGGHKRRYRVIDFHRGKTEVPGRVASIEYDPNRSARIARIHYRDGEKAYILHPAGLKVGDTVVSSNSADILPGNCMQLEFVPLGTTVHNIELKPGKGGQMARSAGAGAQVVAKEGRYAQLKLPSGEVRIVHKDCRATIGQVGNIEHENITLGKAGRKRWLGRRPHNRGVSMNPVDHPHGGGEGRTSGGRHPVTPWGVPTKGYKTRNNKRTDAFIVRRRGKKRG; encoded by the coding sequence ATGCCGGTCAAGAAATTCAGGCCTACGTCCCCGGGACGACGTTTCTACACGGTACAGAGCTTCTCCGAACTATCGGACGGCAAGCCGCTCAAGTCATTGACCGAGCCCAAGCGTTCGACGGGAGGCAGAAACGACAAGGGGCGCGTCACCGTCCGCTTCCGCGGTGGGGGACACAAGCGACGCTACCGGGTCATCGATTTTCATCGCGGCAAAACCGAGGTTCCCGGGCGGGTCGCCTCGATCGAGTACGACCCCAACCGCTCGGCTCGTATCGCTCGCATCCACTATCGCGACGGAGAGAAGGCCTACATTCTTCACCCCGCCGGGCTCAAGGTGGGTGACACCGTGGTGAGCAGCAACTCGGCGGACATCCTTCCGGGGAATTGCATGCAGCTCGAGTTCGTGCCGCTCGGGACGACGGTGCACAACATCGAGCTCAAGCCGGGAAAAGGCGGTCAGATGGCGCGTAGCGCCGGCGCCGGCGCCCAGGTCGTTGCCAAGGAAGGGCGCTATGCACAGCTCAAGCTTCCCTCGGGCGAGGTTCGTATCGTTCACAAGGATTGCCGGGCGACCATCGGTCAGGTAGGCAACATCGAGCATGAGAACATCACTTTGGGCAAGGCGGGTCGAAAACGCTGGCTGGGCCGACGCCCACACAACCGCGGCGTGAGCATGAATCCGGTGGACCATCCCCACGGCGGAGGCGAGGGCCGAACCTCTGGCGGCCGCCATCCGGTCACGCCCTGGGGAGTTCCGACCAAAGGATACAAGACGCGAAACAACAAACGCAC
- a CDS encoding 50S ribosomal protein L23, with translation MNLHDVIRGPLITEKATTLHEDDTVCFRVAVDANKIQVKKAVEKLFGVKVAKVRTARISGKMKRYGRFEGKRPDWKKAYVTLREGEKMIEFFEGV, from the coding sequence ATGAACTTGCACGACGTCATCCGCGGGCCGCTCATCACCGAGAAGGCGACCACGCTCCATGAGGACGATACCGTTTGTTTCCGGGTGGCGGTCGACGCCAACAAGATTCAGGTAAAGAAGGCCGTGGAAAAACTCTTCGGTGTCAAGGTCGCCAAGGTGCGCACTGCCCGAATTAGCGGAAAGATGAAGCGCTACGGTCGCTTCGAGGGGAAGCGGCCCGATTGGAAGAAAGCCTACGTCACCTTGCGCGAAGGCGAGAAGATGATCGAGTTCTTCGAGGGGGTGTAG
- the rplD gene encoding 50S ribosomal protein L4: MPSVVMLDASGSRGEKQLSDAVFGVQPNRHVMYEAVKHFRALSRRGTHATKNRALVSGGGKKPWRQKGTGRARVGSSRNPLWRKGGTVFGPQPRDYAYKLNGKVQRGALRSALSLRVKEDALNVASGLELDRPSTKTLKTRLEAMGVSGRVLVVDERPSETLYLSARNLPQVDVRSVAALNAYHVLAAQRIVLSEQAVARLEERLAR; this comes from the coding sequence ATGCCTAGTGTCGTGATGCTGGACGCCTCCGGCTCGCGGGGCGAAAAGCAACTGAGCGATGCCGTTTTCGGGGTGCAGCCGAACCGCCACGTGATGTACGAGGCGGTCAAGCATTTTCGGGCACTGTCCCGCCGAGGCACCCACGCCACGAAGAATCGGGCGCTCGTCTCCGGCGGAGGAAAGAAGCCCTGGCGACAGAAGGGGACGGGCCGCGCCCGGGTTGGCTCGAGCCGAAACCCGCTGTGGCGCAAAGGCGGTACGGTCTTCGGCCCCCAACCGAGGGACTACGCTTACAAGCTGAACGGAAAAGTCCAGCGCGGCGCGCTTCGCTCGGCCTTGTCGCTGCGGGTCAAGGAGGACGCGTTGAACGTGGCGTCAGGCCTCGAGCTCGATCGGCCGAGTACCAAGACCCTCAAAACCCGGCTCGAAGCGATGGGCGTGTCGGGACGAGTGCTCGTCGTCGACGAACGACCGTCGGAAACGCTGTATCTTTCGGCGAGAAACCTGCCCCAGGTCGACGTCAGGTCGGTAGCGGCACTCAACGCCTATCACGTGCTCGCCGCTCAGCGGATCGTGTTGTCCGAGCAGGCCGTGGCCCGTCTCGAGGAAAGGCTAGCGCGATGA